From the genome of Solanum lycopersicum chromosome 12, SLM_r2.1:
TTATAGGATATATCCATTGTATAATTGTAGTCATTTAAATCAATAGGTATTGAATAAGAATATTCTTTCATGGCAAACTCACATGTGAGATTagcatataatcatcatcatttcaTAACAAGACAACTAGGCAAGTCATCACCAACCTTATATTCTTAAGTAaaatctcacaatcacatagtcaagacattttaattcaacGTCATACCAACATCTATGTAGGCTATTCACAAGGTATACTTAAATTGTACTacatcatcaatcacaagaCATAATAATTCAAGTAAAGTTTAGGATCATAAAGACTTTACAATGTCCTTCAATAGACATCATCACGGTCTTAAAATCAACGAGCCAATTACATTCAACAACAGGTTTAGTAACATCAATTAATGGTAAATAACACAAGAACTCGATCAATTTCATAATCACTATTCTAATTAACATGAACTCATAACCTAAGGTTAGGGGAATTAGGggtcataaaaaattatatccaATCCAAACACTACATTACCTTGTCAATCTATACATGAACtagaatagataaaacaatTGTAAGAATAATTTCATTCTTCCATTCCCATCAATTCATGACCAAGATTAAAGATTTGGGAAATTTGGGGAAGGGAACATGATAAACAAGAAGTTGCACCAATTAATCAACAATCTATACTAAATTAGTCAtaggaattcaaaatttatcatcaatttgatgtttataagaaaacccattagaatTGGAAAACCCCATGGAATTGGGTAATTTAGAAATCAAATTTGAGAGTACCTCTTGGGAAAAGGAATCCCGATACTGAAGAACTCATAACTTAATGAAGATTAATCaaggaaattgaagtgaaatccTGTATAAATTGACCTTCTTTTTCAAGCTTTGTTCCTTATTCATTGGAGAAATTCGGGGAGGGAGAGAGTAGAGAGAGGTGACATCTTTTGGGTTTGTTTTGGGAATTTGGTTTGGAGTGAGTCAAAATGGCTTAAATCATATCATAAGTCAATATATTGTCACCCactaaattacccaaaacatCCCTCCATTAAATTTGTCTTATTGTGAAGTCTAAATGTCATAAATAAGATTTTACCGAATCTTGGAAGTGACCTTCAATCGCGGGGAAAACACTCAATTTATTTCCCAAAAATATTCTTGACGTTCGAAGTCTACTTTGACAGCCTTTCCACCCATGTTGGGGTCCTCCTCCATGACCCTTCGAATGGTCCTTAGTGCGTTTTTATTGGACGTTTAGACCCTCTATACTATACATTACCTAACCAAATTCTTTTTATAAGTTTTAGACTCATTTGACCCTCTGAAACCTTCACCAAGCTTAGTaacgtcaactagttcaattaAAGCTAGTTTGCGGACATCATGCATGTTCCTTGATGTTTTGGCTCTAAAACTTCTCGGATGACTTCTTAACAATATTTTAGGTGATAAAATAGTATCTAAACCTTTGGACACTCGTGTTAGGCTCTCACTTAGGTCATGACTATTCGTAGTATTACATTATatccccttaggaacatttttccccgaatgacacctcaattttaaaaaggaaaaagatagaCTCGAGACTATTAGCCcaacaaaaaatatacaaaatcatCATGAGTTGAAACTCAAATGGACATAACAATATGGCATTTACACAATGactcaaaatatcttttttaacacataaggctcaaagtCACAACATGAGAAATTTCCTTTTCACAATAACAACATGAGATCAACATATCATTAAAGAGTCAATTATGCCACAGTTCCTATCTCAACATATGAACATACTCATTTTAATATCATGAaggaaacaatataaaaaatacacaaataagtgCAATTCGAGCAAAAGAGCATTTTTCCATGATAATACATTCTTAGCATAAATGTTTTTACCATAAATATTCACATGTTTTCTAAACAAGTCATAATCACATCAactcattattttaattattaatagtaataactaGTATTAATAAGCAAAGAGATGAGGGTAACGGAAATTCATgtcagcctcggcctcccatgtaaTCATTTCAACTAGGTGGTTTTTCCATAGAACTTTCACAAGGACGTCTCTTTGTTAATCAACTTCTTCACTTTTCAATCAAGGATTTGAACTagaacctcctcataggagaggttctAATAAACTCCAAGACCTTCTATAGGAAGAATGACCTCGGGAACACCAATGCACTTCTTAAGAATGGATACATGGAAAATGGGGTGAACCGAAGATAGATCACTATGTAATCTCAACTCCTAAGCAACCTTCCTCactctttaaaaaatttcatagggatccacataacgaggactggACTTCCCTTTCTTGAAAAAGCTCATTACCCCTTTTATGGGTTAAACTTTTAagtacactttatcaccttcttaaAATTCTAGATCTCTACTCCAATTGTAGGTATAAGACTTTTGCCAGCTATATGTTGTTTTCGATCGGTCCCTTATCAAATGGAAAATATTCAAAGCATCATAAACCATGTTGAGACCAAAAAGTGAAAACTCACAATATTTGAAGCGCCCTACGAGTGATCTTCATCTCGTACCATACAAATCTTCAAAAGGATCCATGAATGTTgatgaatggtaactattgttataagaTAACTCAACCAAAGGAAAGTTCTCATCCCAACCTCCATAGAAGTCGATGACACAaactctaagcatatcctcaagagTTTGAACAGTACACTCCTCTTGACCATTCATTTGGGaatgaaaagcggtgctcaaCTTTACACTtgtaccaaattttttttagaaatgatCTCCAAAACCTAAATGTGAATTATGCTCCCCTAtctaatatgatggataatCGAATACCATGAAGACTTACAATCTAATTTATGTAGATCTTTTCATGATCCTCGGCCGAGTAAGTGGACTTAATGGGAATAAAGTGAGCGGATTTGGTCAATCTTTCTACTACTACCCATATTGAATTATGTTGACTTCTTGTCTTAGGCGAACCCAATATAAATTCCATGTTaatatcttcccacttccaagtaggaattttgTTCTCTTGAAGTAAACCACTCAACTTTAAGTGTtcgtctttcacttgttggaaatttggacaCTTTGCAACAAAATTctctatgttctttttcaatcCATTCCACCAAAACACACCCCTAAGGTCATGATGCATCTTAGTAGAACCTAGATGAATCGAATAACAGTACCCATGAGCTTCCTCATGAATCCgatttgtcaaatcatcaacattagGTATGGACAACCTATCTTGATACGTCAAAACACCATCCTCCTAAGTAAattgactcattaagcttaccaagaaccAATTATTTCATCTCCATCAATGCCAATTCAAGGTGTTcgttagacttcacctcaaccaccaacgATGATTTGGAGCTATGGTGGACCACAAAACCACCATTAGGGGAATATTCCAACCTTAAAACCAAAGGATCCAACcaatgaacatctttcactaggtattTCAGTTACATGAGACagactacccatagtcatacgactgGAGCATCCGTCACCATATTGGCCTTTCCGTGGTGGTAGAGAgcactcatatcataatatatcaacaaCTCGAACCATCTGTATTGCAATAGATTTAACTCCTTCTTATTAAACACATATTTGAGACATTTATGGTCCGTATAAACATCCACATGGACCCCATAAAGATAATGTCTCTAAATCTTCAAAACAAACACTAGCACCTCCAATTCAAGGTCAAGAGTTGGGTAATTTATCTCATGAATCTTAAGTTTTCTAGAggcatttgaaataatattcccatgttgcataagaaaACATCTGAAACCAACACATGATGCATAACAATATATGAAGAAGCCCTTAGTATCCTCCAATAATGTCTACACCGGAGAGGAGGTAAGCCTATATATCTACAAttgaagcttctttcacatgctTGCAACCATTGAAACTTCACACTATTTTGGGTAAAGGTAGTCAATGGAGAAGCAATGGACGCAAATCCATCAACAAATCttcaataataacccacaagACCAAAGAAGCTCCTAATATCAGTTGTAGCTAATGGTCGAGGCAAATTCTTCACTACTTCGGTCTTTCTTGGATCTACCTCTACCCCTTTATTAGTCATCATATGACCAACAAAAACTACCGACCTCGACAAAAACTCACATTTCCTATACATGGCAAAAGGTTGATGTTCTTTAATGACTTGCAAAACCACTCTTAAATTGTCTacatgatcaccctcattcttcgaatataccaagatctCATCAATGAACATCATTACAAATtaatctaggtaacttcaaaaAAGCTTATTTATATAACGTGGTTTCACTGTATTATTagtactttttccttaagtttagtgtgtccaaaagcttTTTTGTGctactttttatataagtttctctttgttttgtaggaaatctgtcccaAGCTGAATGTAGAGATTTTGAGCGatgaaatgcagaagagaccacctacggagcatatgacggcccgtcgtgcttgtgacggtccgtaggtggcagcgtagtgcagctgctgaaagaaggtggggaagtctgaccaagtgtgggattatgaAGCTTTTGAGGGTCCGTcgtgtctgtgacggtccgtcctgcaggttcatcgtgaagttcagagaagtgatcccagtatcTAGATTCCAAGGGaccaagtgttttggaatgaagaccctCAACGGACtattgtgcctatgacggtccgtcatacttgccgtcgagtgtggtgaagagagaagcagaagaaactgcataagtatgggacgacggagtccatgacggtctgtcgtgaccacgacgatccatcgcatggtccgtcgacccagccgcgttttggatGAGTTCCAGCAAacagagtccttatttaattagtttttttttataaatagttcgaaaaaacctcgttttgggggTTAGACACCAAATTGTTAGACACCATATAGTAAAACTCTTAGATTATTAAACTCCgtattggtaaacattgtatcgtgagattcttgataatcattagactttttgttagattattgattactttgagattctagaaagtaatttttagatattaatcaatcaaacttttggattttaatacttctcattgaagtaagtacatgaattcttatctactatctttgaatattgtgtatatggctatgagtaactaaactccttaactagggttttgggaaccataggcaaataacgAGATAAACCCtatctaaaataacaattctagaatagtgtcttgcatgtattaataattcttttgcttagaagtccttttaacggatggccaacgttagaactcgccttaatgctacttgccggacaaaggaggtagataataggaaaataattattaacatagagttagtgtatactatctaatagggtagtattgattggtacgaggtaataacttagtcaaatatcgaatacgatgcttaatataaggtaaggataagggttaggatagcaacaaacgtagccggaccaaggtgcggtaTGAGATATTCAGGaggccggaccaaggatttagaaatacacaaCTTATGACTTTGCATtcaagatactagaaaagaattgttatagttagaattatcaagttatgaacctgtggggaacacgtaaaccctagttactttgattaattgattaaaatccaattgtcaaagctgttaagtgtctctttcaagttcattctttatttttagtcatttagaaatagaaacccccctttattgtttttattttccaaggaagtcattgaccaaacaatagtaaaaaCAAGTTGATGTTATGTCTAGACTaatttcctcgtgggaacgatcccaacctcactagttgggttatttactcgataggaccgctttacttctcaaataagtagtaagtttgagcgtatcaaattttggcgccgttgccgggtattataacttttagattaacttgaacctcttactatagtttagttgatattttcttgattttactttgttttattgtttttgatttcttttaagaactatcctacttatatgccaaatacacggagaggaagagaacccttgtctccctacgatcacgagttagagcgtacactacacaatatgaatcgaaacttggaaataaatgatgaggatccgaaccagacatcccagctccagttgatgttcatTGTCAGATGTTACCgaatgctccgggtgaacatcaacagaggggacaaaatcccgttccacggccccaagcatactacagagggtatgttaacatagcagactcagatgggccacttgtcttggcCCCTCTACCCAGAGGcgacacctttgtggtaactagtagcctgatatagataaggtaagggcagtgtgtaaaacttgtatggggaggcctgatttgcatctagatgtaatagggctcagagtgtttcctctctcactgacgggagtgGCTTTTATATGGTTCACTAAGCTCGCAtataactcaatcttcacttcgaaccaactaagggatgttttcttggcacgctactatccagtctacaagaaactaaacaacaaagagaaagtgaataactttgtggcacttccaggagagtcagttagtaattcttgggatagattcacttcattcttgagaagtgttccaaatcaacgtatagatgatgagtcactgaaggaatacttctatcaagGATAGAATCATaacaacaaagcggtgttggacactatagcaggtggatcttatgaagaatgcccttatgctgagatcactgaaaaattagagaaaatctccagGAATAACAAttcttggagtactaggaagtctgatacagggagaaacaccttcgcagtgcagtccactcacaacctagccacagatgagattcgggaagaaatggctcagatcaGAACTAAGCTTGGGTTTGTCCTAAAACATGTCATAgagggtgcagaaaagataaatgcagtcaactacttggctaaaccaccacttCCTAATGTTGAGTGCTATTAcacggaggacacttatgcagtaaatgagcagacagTGGGTTTCCGACCAaccgcccaaggctcaaataaggataattggcgccaaggtcggaactatggttactaaaatcgtgagggtcattatgtccgagatggaaactacaatcgcgacaacaactttaacaggggtaactatgctaatacaAACGACaagaatgggccctatgtcactcctcaaaatcatgaagttactcctagggatggttgaaatagtatggcgcgagttgaggatatgttgcacaaaattatgaggaggttcgacactagtgatgaacacattaaagagttgaggtgtaatttagctagtattgggcaaaaagttgatacacatgcaatttcgattaaacaggtcgaattgcaagtggcccaattatctgcgacagtgaacacacggcaaccggtcACTCTTTCTTGCAACAttatccaaaatccaaagaatgatgcgcactatATGGCAATCACTAATCTAGGTGGTAGGCAAACTATTAACCCACCTATaccatctactgaggaaaatgtgagaaaggataatgataatgtggtaaagggtagtttTGAATCAGAGGAAAGTAATGggaaagatgcagaagtacctatcaaggtaattcgcATGCCTAGGTCACCACCACACTTCCCTCAgatattagtgaaaaagaccgaggatgataaataccggcgtttcataacaatgttaaGGCATCTTTCTATCAacgtccctttggtagaagctctagaacaaatgcccagttatgccaaatttatgaatgaTGTGGTCACCAATAAGAGATCAGTCAcattcgaggatgatgatagactgcaacattgtagtgctattgctacaagatccctcgtacaaaagaaagaagatcctggtgcgttcactattcttgtacagttgggtcattacattttgcaaaaacattatgtgatctgggggcaagcataaactcatgcccctctcaatttacaagaagttgggtttgggggatcaaAAACACACTGCAATGCGGTTACTGATGGCTAATCGGACAATGAAACGGCCTATAgcgatactccatgatgtgctagtaaaagtggagtcattcatctttccggctgactttgtaattcttgattgtgaggtcgattttaAAGTGACTATTATTCTTGGGaagccattccttgctacaggttgagcattagttgatatggagaaggtacagatgacatttcggttgaataatgaagaagcaaccttcaacatttgtaggaccatgaggcagagtagtgagctccaatcggtatctgccatatcccacaaagaaaagatgaagaaggatactgaacagaaaaatgcaaaacaagaatttatggttggggattttgtGCTTGTACACAGTTCTTGgtcgccttgtcttccgggcaatctcaagtccaaatggactggcccttacttgattacccaagtattcccttaTGGAGTAGTTGGGTTAAAAatcaaggagggagtgcggtttaagatgaatagagatagaataaaactctattttgggcataaagcatcggggaataaagtgatagaggaataccatcttgatgaagtctgagtaattaAGTGTCCCCATTCGTGCCGCggcattaaatcaggcgcttgttgggaggcaacccattACTTATAGTccttttagtaatggtagcatttttctactaatgagtttttaaatttgtaggcacatcaccaggaaattctgcagaagaTCAGTCTGAAACGGTCACCAATGGACACatgcgacagaccgtcgtgctctagacggtccatcctgcacaactgtgctggttgtcagagaccctattcctaaaggtctctcacattttctaagtgtcctccaacggacatctACAATGGACTGTCATACTCTCaacggttcgtcctgcataaccgtcatggcggtcagagacccctctcttaagggtctccatttttttaagtgtcccaCGACGGACATCGATGATGGACCGTTATAATCACAACGGTCTGTGCTGATTTTTGGCGCTTTGCGCcctaggtttgcttcacctaccactcttgtatttagattttttatgcattgggtacaattgcatgtctttttgttgggggtgggttaaatggaaagtgagtgttacggtgaagtctgagtatcccaattcactatcctcttttggggttttcttgcctgtgttctttttccccaagagactgattacttttgcTGTTTagccggcatgtttatatcctTTGTACATATTATAATTCTGGAGCAtaatggctaaaatgatatcctgataaactggaaaatgatgcatgactaggcataataattgataattgtgtggctctaagcatgacatagagttacaccattgcattacctcaagtcttaaattcgaactaggtgtctgataaatctggtatagtgatgagatgtcaagtgagtgtgaggaaaattcgaataagtccactattggtactaagctagaacttgcctagttagttctgctaaaagtaagccgtaatagacaattaggaaaggatcataagctcttattcaatatagcttATTTCTAGCCTAaaaaaaagaaaccaaatgaaatttatccttctttgatccaaataatcagagcttaaattagacctttctttttcaccccaactgatcttttctgggaacgaTGTGTTGGCCGGCCCTGGTCCCtctttggacatgtgcacctcagcttatgtcaaaagcataagttgagggtggcttaTGCATTAAAAAACCTTCGTTATGGACcttacccaactttgggtattgtgtaccttgactcatggtaaagccatgagttgagggtagctattatgaggaatgctcttgaaagtggggttgaaagaacaaagagagagaaagaacaaaagcaaagtgactcaagaatttgtTGAGAGAAAAGTATAGAAacagaaaaatatacaagaattacaaacaagaaaagaagagagtcacttacacaaatgaagaaagaagagaaaatagcaaggtgaaagaatatgagaaactgggcaatataaaatgatagaaagttgaaggtttagccgatatgtaaAGGAggtcaaaaagtcactaaaatatacctaaatataccctaccttaccctgagcctatgttacaagccaagaaagtcctatcgtgatcctaagggttgtatagcgaacttaaggcagtgaaaataagggcaagcttatggcaataggtatgaatgagtgtgactttgtccTGAGAGcaagtgttgaaaagtaatccttgtactcaaattgaaatcattttgtgaaaaatgaggattttgttatGAAGTGAGGACattagttgcaataccggaattgttagcaccttagtgagaaattgaagaggacaGGTGTTAATGCATGGCGAGTATGTGTCATGTTCTGGTCCCACATagttcaagcctaatagttatagcatgcatagatttgatgaaattaatcgggattgatagctaAATGATTGAGAAgaataaaacatggatactattgtacaaatatTGTGTAGTGTGTCATAGTGCGTGGCTTGAgaacaaacaacgaatttaagttgagggtgttgatataccgtggtttcatggcaTTATTAATACTTTTACCTTAactttagtgtgtccaaaagccttttttttctagtttatatataagtttctctttgttttgcaggaaatttgtccaaagctgaatgtggagatttttagcgaagaaatgcagaagagaccacctactgagcttatgacggtccgtcgtgcttgtgacggtctgtaggtggcagcatagtgcacctgctgaaggaatatggggaagtctgaccaagtgtgggattacgaagcttttgacggtccgtcgtgtctttgacggtccgtcctgcagattcgtcgtgaagttcagagaagtgatcccagtacccagatttcaagagttgaagtgttttggaacgaagaccctcgacggaccattgtgcctaCGAATGTCCGTCATACATGCCGTCGAGTGtggtgaagagagcagcagaagaaatttcataagtatgggatgacggagtccatgacggtccgtcgtgaccacgacgatccgtcgcgtggtccgtcgacccagtcgcattttggcagatttccagcaaacagagtccttgtttaattaggtttttattttttataaatagttcgaaaaaactTCATTTGGGGGGTTAGACTCCGGATATTAGACACcatatagttagactcttagattatTAATCTCCGTATTAGTAAACATTGTAtggtgagattcttgataatcattagactttttgtgagattatttattacattgagattcttgcaagtgatttatggatattaatcaagcaaacttttcgATTTTAGTccttctcattgaagtaagtacatgaattcttatctactatcTTTGAAtgttgtgtttatggctataagtaactaaactctataacaatggttttgggaaccataggcaaataataagataaaccctaactagaataacaattctagaatagtgtcttgcatgtattaataattctttcgcttagaagtcctttaaacggatggccaacgttagaactcgccttaatgctacttgccggaccaaggaggtagataataggaaaagaattattaacatagattaagtgtatactatctaataggctagtattgattggtacgaggtaataacttagtcaaatatcgaatacgatgcttaatatgaggtaagaataagggttaggatagtaACCCAcgttgccggaccaaggtgcggagtgagattttcttaatgctggaccaaggatttagaaatacataacttatcagtttgcatgcaagatactaggaaagaattgttatagttagaattatcatgttatgaacctgtggggaacacgtaaaccctagttactttgattaattgattaaaatccaacagtcaaagctgttaagtgtctctttcaagttcgttctttattttaactcatttagaaatagaaacccccctttattgtttttactttccaaggaagtaattgaccaaacaatagtaaaaacaggttgaagttaagtctagactattttcctcgtgggaacgatcccaacctcactagttgggttatttacttgacacgaccgctttacttctcaaataagaagtaagttTAAGCGTCActtattcataaggtccataaatgtCGACGAAGCATTTATCAACCCAAATTATATCACCCTAAAcacatagtgaccatatcttatTCTAAAGACCATATTGGGAATATCCTCATTTCTCACCCTAAGTGGTTATATCATTACTTCAAATCATCTTCAAAAATTAGCTTTCCCCTTAGAGTTAATCAATCAAGTCATAAATccaagggagaggatacttattcatAATGGTCATTAATCCAAGTTTCTGTTAATCGATACAccttctaagggacccatcctttttctttacaaaaacAATCGGAGAATCCCATAGGTAAATACTAGGTTGTatgaaacccttgtctagtaaGTCCTTGAATtaagccttcaactctttcaattcggccggATCCATtgataaggaggaatttaaatgggatttgtatccgatAGCAAGTCAattccaaaatcaatttcccgttcaTGAGAGACATTCTGAGAAAATCATTTGGAATGACCTCAGTAAATTCCCTCACTACAGGGACTATCTAAATAGGAGGGATCTCAcagtctaaatctttgactcttacaatatcTTATAAGcaacct
Proteins encoded in this window:
- the LOC138340281 gene encoding uncharacterized protein translates to MLPNAPGEHQQRGQNPVPRPQAYYRGYVNIADSDGPLVLAPLPRGDTFVNHNNKAVLDTIAGGSYEECPYAEITEKLEKISRNNNSWSTRKSDTGRNTFAVQSTHNLATDEIREEMAQIRTKLGFVLKHVIEGAEKINAVNYLAKPPLPNVECYYTEDTYAVNEQTVELQVAQLSATVNTRQPVTLSCNIIQNPKNDAHYMAITNLGGRQTINPPIPSTEENVRKDNDNVVKGSFESEESNGKDAEVPIKVIRMPRSPPHFPQILVKKTEDDKYRRFITMLRHLSINVPLVEALEQMPSYAKFMNDVVTNKRSVTFEDDDRLQHCSAIATRSLHKLMPLSIYKKLGLGDQKHTAMRLLMANRTMKRPIAILHDVLVKVESFIFPADFVILDCEVDFKVTIILGKPFLATG